In Desulfofustis limnaeus, the genomic stretch CGGCGACGTTTTCCAGGGCAGCCTTGCGACTCCCCGGCAGGTTGACAATCAGACTCTGGCCACGGATGCCGGCCCGGCCTCTGGACAGAACGGCTTGCGGTGTAATGGCCAGACTGGCAGCTCGCATGGCCTCGGCGATACCGGGAATTTCCCGATCGAAGAGTTGATCCATGGCCTCAGGGGTCACATCGCTCGGCGACACGCCGGTGCCGCCCGTGGTGAGTACCAGATCGGCACGGTCCCGGTCGATGGCCGTGGTGACCGCGGCTACGATAGCGGGGATGGCATCGGCAACCAGGGCATAATGGCAGAACCGATACCCTGCCGCCTCGAATAATTCCCTGAGAGCGGGACCGCTGGTGTCCTGCCTCTCACCCCGGACACCCTTGTCGCTCATGGTGATAACGGCAAACCGGTAACCCCCAGGGGGGCCACCGGTTTGCCCGGATTGATCAGGATTGCTCTGCATTGCGTGCGGCAACGATCTTATCGGCAATCTGGGTGGGAACCTCTTCGTAATGTGAAAACTCGATGGAGAACGAGCCAAGACCGCCGGTCATGGAGGTCAACTCATTGGCGTAGGTCTGGATTTCCGCCATCGGTACCTGGGCGGTGATGATTTCTCCTTTGGGCGACGAATCCATGCCCATGACCTTGCCGCGCCGGGAGTTGAGGTCACCCATGATATCGCCGACACTGTCCTTGTGAACGGTGATAACGATGGTCATGATCGGCTCCAGCAATACCAGTCCGGCCTCCGGTGCCGCCTTTTTGAAGGCCAGCGATCCGGCGATCTTGAACGCCATCTCCGAGGAGTCGACGGTGTGGTACGAGCCGTCATAGAGGACCACTTTGACGTCGGTGACCGGATATCCGGCCATGACTCCCTTCTCCATGGCTTCCACAATGCCCTTTTCAACGGCAGGGCGATATTGTTGCGGGATGACGCCGCCGACAATGCTGTCCACGAATTCGAACTTGCCACCCGGGATCGGTGATATCTCGATCCAGCAGTCGCCGAACTGGCCACGGCCGCCGCTCTGTTTCTTGTGGCGCCCTTGAGCCTTGGCCGATCCTCGGATAGTCTCCATGTAGGGGATCTTGGGCAGGCTCAGCTCCATCTCGACCCCGAATTTCTTTTTGATCCGGCTGCCGACCACCTCCAGGTGCACCTGGCTCATACCGGATACCAGCGTTTCCCCCGTCTGCTGTTGACGGGACATCTTCAAGCTCAGGTCTTCGTCGAGCATCTTGCTGATGGAGGAAAAGAGCTTTTCTTCCTCTCCTTTCTTGGCGCTTACCGCATAAGTGATGACCGGTGCCAGAGGTTCGGGCGTCGGCAGGATGACCTGGCGATCAGCGGCACACAAGGTGTCTCCGGTGGTTGTTTCCTTCAGCTTGGCGACCGCGACGATCATCCCCGGTCCGGCACTGTCGACCGGGCGCTGCTCTTTTCCTTCGATCAGGAACAGGTGGCCGAAGCGCTCGCTGGTCTTCTTGCTGGCATTGAAAAAGGATTCACCGGCAAGCGTTCCGGAGAAGACCCTGAAGATGGTCAGACGGCCGGCATACGGATCGGCCATGGTCTTGAACACCAGACCGGCGAACGGCGCATCGGCGACTGGTGGGCACTCAACCGCTTCTTCGCTGTTCGGTTTGTGACCGCTGCGTGCCTTGCCTGCGGAGGGCGCCGGAAGGAAGTCGTTGATCAGGTCGAGGACGGCCGCTGTCCCTTTATTGGCGGTCGAGCTGACGACCGACACCGGGGCCACCTCACCGGCGGCGACAGCCTTTCTCAGCCCAGCGAGCAGCTCATCTTCGCTTAACGCGCCTTCCTCCAGGAATTTTTCGATCAATTCCTCGTCGGTTTCGGCGATACTTTCCATCAAAGACTCACGATACATGGCCACTTCGTCGGCCATGTCATCCGGTATCGTCGCTTCCTTGAGAGTACCCTTGCCGTCGCCATCGAAGAGGAAGGCTTTGCCGGTGACCAGGTCGACAACGCCGCGGAATTGATCTTCAGCGCCGATGGGCAGGTGGACAATCACTGGGGATAGGGGCAGCTGCTCCTTGATCTGGTCGACCGTCTGCAGAAAATTGGCCCGCTCCCGATCCATATTGGTCACCACGATCATCGACGGCAGCGAGCGATCGGCGATCAGGTCGGCGAATTTGCGGGTTTGACCCCGCACGCCGAGTACGGCACCGATCACGAAGAGGGCGCTGTCGCAGACGTGGGCGGCAAAAATCGTCTCGTTGAAAAAAGAATCCTCACCGGGGGTATCGATCAGGTAAATGTCGTGCTTTTTCCATTTGTAATTGTTGAACGAGGAGCTGATGGTGATCTTGCGATTGGCCTCTTCATCATCGTAATCCATGGTTGAGGTCCCATCATCGATCTTGCCCAGTCGGTTGTTTTTGCCAGCAGTATACAACATGGCCTCAGCCAGGGAAGTCTTGCCGCTATTGCCGTGTCCTATCAGAGCTATGTTCCTGACCATCGCTGTATCCTGCATCTGTTTCTCCTCACATTCTCTTGTTGAAAATCATGATAAGCTCATCGGTTGAGCTAGATGCTCGTTCCTGCGTGGGCGCTTCAGCGACCCCCACCATATATTCAATTCAAACTCGATAAAGTCAAGCTTCATTGAGGCGTACCTGCTAAATCATCGATGACGTGGGGGCGATTCCAAAATGACCGGGGAGTAAAAGAGGTTTTCCTGGAAAATGAGGCGGGAAGCGGGTAATCTGCAGCGGCTGTCGCAGGGTGTTGTCCCATTTTTTCCTTTTACCGTCACCTGCCGTGAGCAAGAGCGAAGACCCCTCCTCCGGATTGGCCAAATCCGCCGCCACCGTTTCCATCGCCATTCTCCTGAGCAGAGTGCTTGGGCTGGTACGTGAACAGGTGTTTGCCGTCTTTTTCGGGGCGGGTTATGCCTATGACGCTTTCGTGGTTGCCTTTCGCATCCCCAACCTACTTCGCGATCTGTTTGGCGAAGGGGCCCTCTCCGCGGCCTTTGTGGCGGTCTTCTCGGATTATAATGCCAATCGCAGCGCCCAGGAGACCTGGCGCCTGGCGTCGCGGGTCCTCTGTTTCTTCGCCATTGCCCTCTCCGTGCTGGTTCTGCTCGGCTGTTTATTCGCCGAGCAGATCGTATCGGTCCTTGCCCCGGATTTCGGCATCGTCCCCGGCAAGCTGGCCCTGACCGAGACGATGACGGTTATCATGATGCCCTTCCTGCTCTTCATCTCTCTGGCCGCCGTGGTGATGGGCATGCTCAACACGAAGGGACGGTTTTTTGTTCCTGCCTTGGCATCGAGCTTCTTCAATCTCGGCTCGATCATCGGCGGGGTCTCGCTCGCCTACCTGCTTCCCCATTACGGTTACCAGCCCATCATCGGTATGGCTTTCGGCACTCTCATCGGCGGTTTGTTGCAGTTGACCATTCAACTGCCGGCTCTGAGAAAGACCGGCTTTCGTTTCTCCCCGACGCTGCAGTTTAACGACCCCGGCCTGATCAGGATTCTCAAGTTGATGATCCCTGCCACCATCGGGCTCTCAGCCACCCAGATCAACATCTTCATCAATACCAACTTTGCCGCATCGTGCATCGAAGGCTCGGTTTCCTGGCTCAATTACGCCTTCCGGCTGGTGCAGCTGCCCATCGGCCTCTTCGGTGTGGCCATTTCCATAGCCGCCCTGCCGCTGTTGGCACGTCACGCCTCACAGGGAAAACAGGTGGAGTTGCGACGCACTTTCGTCTCCTCGCTGACCCTGGTGTTCATGCTGACGATTCCGGCGACGGTCGGTTTGGTCATCCTCGCTGAACCGATCATCGCCATCCTTTTTGAGCATGGGGCCTTTACCGCCCTGGATACGAAAGCAACCGCGATTGCTCTGTCTCTCTATGCGGTGGGACTGTTCGCCTACTCGGCCAACAAGGTGATCGTTCCCGTCTACTACGCCATCAACGCCACCCGCTACCCGGTGATGGCAAGTTTTGCTGCCATTGCGGTCAATATCAGCATCATCCTCTTGACCATCGACCACTTCCAGCACCGGGCCATCGCCTTCTCCACGTCGATCACCATGATCGTCAATTTCCTCTTTCTGGCGTTGATCCTGTATTGGAAGCTGGGCGGTTACCCGCTGGGCTATCTGGTTACAAACACCCTCAAGATAGCCGTTGCCGCAGTGGTGATGGGCGGTGTCTTGTATGCATGCGACGCGATCGCCACCCCCTTTGCCGGGCAGTACTCGCTAATCGTGCAGATTGTCACGCTGTTGGCCTTGATCGCCGGCGCCGCCCTCTTTTACGTGGGCCTGCTGCGCCTGTTCAACATCCCGGAATTGGCTACCATGCTCGACAGCGCCCAGCGGCTGTGGCTGCGGCTCACCGGCCGACGCTAAGTCCTTACTTTTTTTCCATCGTTCCTAGTTTGTTTTTTATATCATCAAGCTCCGTCCGGATTGCGGCCAGGTCCTTTTTCGAGGCAAGATCCATCTTTTCCAGCAATGCCTGCACCTGCTCCTCAATCTGTTTCGTCAATTCCTGACGCGACTCCTCGGATTTTTTCAACAAGTCATCGACGAGTCGCTCACCCTCCTTCTCGGAGAGTTTCCCTTTATCCATGAAATCACGGGCGATTTCCTCAACTTTGTCTTTGCTCAAACTCAACATGCCGATACCGGTGAACATTGCCTTCTTGATGAGATCGATCATCGGGTCAAACCTCCTCTGTTAATGATTGATTATCTGATTGTTCAAAGAAGACCGCTGCCCTCGTTCGTGCTTCTTTCATGCTTCCGCTGCTCTGGATGGTACTGGCTAAACTGTGGCCAAAGGGCAGAGAGGCTGCGAAATGATGGGTGAACTGTTTCAGCCGTCCCAATCTCCTCTCGGGAGGAAAACGTGCCATGAGCAGGTCGATGTAGGTAAAATATAGCTGCTCAGGCGAAGAGTATGCAAGCGGCGATTTATGACCGTAGATGTCGCGAGCGATAGCAGAAATCAACCAGGGCCATTGCACCGCCCCTCTCCCGATCATCAGACCGTCGGCACCGGACAAGGTGAGGCAGTCTCTCGCATCTTGAACCGTGAAGATCCCTCCATTGGCAAAAAACGGTATGGAGAGTCTTTGAGGCAATACGTCGAGCAGCTGCCAGCGAGGTTTACGGCAGAATTTCTCACCGGCCAAGCGAGCATGCACGACAATCAGGTCTACGCCCTGCTCTTCCAGCATTCGGCAGGTCAGAAGAAGCGCGGCTGGATCGGCGGTAGGGCCGATTCGTATTTTAACACTCAACGGCAGTGTGGTGCTGGTGCGGATGCGGCGTAGAACAGGCATTAGCCGATCGGGTCGCTCCAGCAGATACCGTCCCGCCCCCATTTTTCTCAGTTGCGGCGCGGGGCAGCCGAGGTTGAGATCGATGCCCTGGCCATTCAGTTCTTCGATTTTTCTGACAGCCGCGACAAGATCCGTGTCTTCGTTTGCCCATATCTGATAAAAGAGCGGGAATTCCAGGCTGCTCCGTATCAATCCGGGAGTCAAGTCGGCATTTTCGGCAGGGAGCCGTTTGGCGCTCAACATCTCCGAATAGAGAAGTCCGACGCCGCCAAGCTCCACCAGCAACGAACGAAAGACCGAGTGAGTCAGTCCGACCATGGGAGCCAGGGCGAGCGGCGGATCTATTGAGAGGTTGTGGATCCTCAGTGCCATTTCACCGATTCCTCACTTCCAGGTCTTTTCTCTGCCGTCTGATAACGTGGGGCGACCCAGCTGATGTTACATGTTGAGATTGACCACCCGACTGACGTCAGGCGGGTCCATGTGGCGGTAGAAGCGGACATGAATGGTGAAATGCTGGGGTTTATCCTCTCTTCTCTGGATACCGACGATGGCTCCAAAGCATTTGAGAAGGTCGCCGTCAGCAAAGGCCAGCTCCGATACGATCTGTCGGCCGAGAAGCAGTCTGGCATTTTCGGGACTGGAAATGTGGATGGAAAAACAGAGCCCACCGCAGGAAATATCAAGCAGTTCTCCTCGGAATTTTCTCTTGCCGGCATTGCCGTAGGGATCGAGCAGAAGATTTTCCAGAAAAATGGAAACACCATAGCGTGGGAATTCTCGACGGTCGGCCCCTGCCATCTTCAGCAGGTCCGGGACGGTATCGTATCGGGAGCAATAGCTGAAGAGTTTTCCCGCCATGTCCGGGAATACCGCCCGCAGCGTCACGTATTGTTCGTAGGTCAGTACATGGACCTGGGTTTCGATCTGGGCCGCCAGTGTTACCGTCCATACCGATGCTGAGAAAAACTGTTTGGCCCCGATGACTTCCCCCGGCCGAAACCGTTTTAAAAACGTCTCTCGGCCGCCGCACACACAGGACATGCGAACCAGGCCGCTGTTCACGAAATAGAGGCTCGGGTCGGTCTCGCCGGCCCGCACCACCAGTTCATCGGCCCTGTAGATTTCTTGTTTCATGGCAAAATACAGGGCGTTGAACTCCTCGGTCGTCATCTGCTCGTAGAGTTCGCTCCAAACGGCAATGTGGTGGTTACTCAGGGACGAGCTCTTCTCCTCCTCGATGATCTCGCCCAATCTGATCACCTCGGACAGCGCCAGCGGATTGATCTCCAGCAATTTCTCGCGCAACAACTCGGCCGACGCGAAATCTTTGTCACGTGCTGCGGTCACGGCGTTGGCAAACAATTTCTGACCAGCCCGCTCCAAGTCTCCTTGCGCCACCAGTTCCTTGATGCTTCTTTCGATCGTGCGGATTGAACCCGATTTCTCCCCGGCGGGGAAGAGGTACTCATCCTCCCGGCCGGCGAGCATTCCTCCTTTTGCTTGATCTTCATGGCGAAAACGCGGCTCGAGAACCAGCAGGGTATCGCTGGCCGCCACAATGACCGGATCAGCGGGGCCGGCATGCAGTTGTCGCTCCTCGATCAGTTCCTTGAGGGCCGGTATGACTTCCCGTGCGGCACAGAATTTAAACGAAATGCACAGCTTGACCAGCATCTCGATATAGGTTTCGCGATCAAACTGATCCCTTGCTTTGAGCAGGTCGAGCAAGGCCCGGGCGACATCTTCTCCACCCATTTGACTCAACTGCATGATGATCTGCATCTTCAGTTCGTCATGCACGAGCGGCAGCGCTTCGATCAAATGGCTTTTGAGTCTGTTGCCGCTGATCTTGACCATACAGCTCAACACCTGCTGTTGTACCCGTAAATCATTATAGCTGAGATATGGTTTGACGATGGTGAATAAAGAACCGTTGTTCAGTTCGGAAATAATGAAGACGATGTTGCGAATGACATACCACGGCGGTTTTTTTTCCAGACACTCAGCGAGAACCGGGACGGCGACGCTGCCGGAACCGGGTATCAGTTTGATCAACTGCAGGCGCTCTTCCTTGTTTTGCGAATGCATCAAACGATTGAGCAGATAGATAACGGAGCGGCGTCCGAGGTTGACGAGAATGGCTTCCGACGTAAGCTTTCTGGGACTCTTGTCCTGCAGATAACAGTCGACAAGGTCTTCCAGAACCGGTTTCGTGGCCAGACTCTCGAGCAATTTGGTCACCATGCCCCGTATCGTGCTGTTTCTTTGGATGACACCTTCTTGAATATGGTGCAGGGTAACCAGCAATTGTTCGACCGCCGACCACCACCTGGGGGTGGCCAGAAACTTCTGAGCATGCCGATGCACGTGACTGCAGGCCAGTCCGAAACCACTGATGAACGTCTGCTCACATGCGAGCCATGAACTCAGCGGTTCAAAGGTGAGCAACTGGAGTTCGAGGTCGTTACTGGCATCAAACGCCCCGGCCCCTCGACAAAGGGCTTCAACCGCATGCTCCCGACGTCGCTCGTCCGGGTCGCATACCAGGCTGCCCACGACCGTGAGCGATTCTCTGA encodes the following:
- a CDS encoding phasin family protein, with translation MIDLIKKAMFTGIGMLSLSKDKVEEIARDFMDKGKLSEKEGERLVDDLLKKSEESRQELTKQIEEQVQALLEKMDLASKKDLAAIRTELDDIKNKLGTMEKK
- a CDS encoding tRNA-dihydrouridine synthase family protein, coding for MALRIHNLSIDPPLALAPMVGLTHSVFRSLLVELGGVGLLYSEMLSAKRLPAENADLTPGLIRSSLEFPLFYQIWANEDTDLVAAVRKIEELNGQGIDLNLGCPAPQLRKMGAGRYLLERPDRLMPVLRRIRTSTTLPLSVKIRIGPTADPAALLLTCRMLEEQGVDLIVVHARLAGEKFCRKPRWQLLDVLPQRLSIPFFANGGIFTVQDARDCLTLSGADGLMIGRGAVQWPWLISAIARDIYGHKSPLAYSSPEQLYFTYIDLLMARFPPERRLGRLKQFTHHFAASLPFGHSLASTIQSSGSMKEARTRAAVFFEQSDNQSLTEEV
- the murJ gene encoding murein biosynthesis integral membrane protein MurJ, with amino-acid sequence MSKSEDPSSGLAKSAATVSIAILLSRVLGLVREQVFAVFFGAGYAYDAFVVAFRIPNLLRDLFGEGALSAAFVAVFSDYNANRSAQETWRLASRVLCFFAIALSVLVLLGCLFAEQIVSVLAPDFGIVPGKLALTETMTVIMMPFLLFISLAAVVMGMLNTKGRFFVPALASSFFNLGSIIGGVSLAYLLPHYGYQPIIGMAFGTLIGGLLQLTIQLPALRKTGFRFSPTLQFNDPGLIRILKLMIPATIGLSATQINIFINTNFAASCIEGSVSWLNYAFRLVQLPIGLFGVAISIAALPLLARHASQGKQVELRRTFVSSLTLVFMLTIPATVGLVILAEPIIAILFEHGAFTALDTKATAIALSLYAVGLFAYSANKVIVPVYYAINATRYPVMASFAAIAVNISIILLTIDHFQHRAIAFSTSITMIVNFLFLALILYWKLGGYPLGYLVTNTLKIAVAAVVMGGVLYACDAIATPFAGQYSLIVQIVTLLALIAGAALFYVGLLRLFNIPELATMLDSAQRLWLRLTGRR
- a CDS encoding MogA/MoaB family molybdenum cofactor biosynthesis protein, producing MQSNPDQSGQTGGPPGGYRFAVITMSDKGVRGERQDTSGPALRELFEAAGYRFCHYALVADAIPAIVAAVTTAIDRDRADLVLTTGGTGVSPSDVTPEAMDQLFDREIPGIAEAMRAASLAITPQAVLSRGRAGIRGQSLIVNLPGSRKAALENVAAVMAAFPHALDKIKGSPADCATLSKQ
- the fusA gene encoding elongation factor G translates to MQDTAMVRNIALIGHGNSGKTSLAEAMLYTAGKNNRLGKIDDGTSTMDYDDEEANRKITISSSFNNYKWKKHDIYLIDTPGEDSFFNETIFAAHVCDSALFVIGAVLGVRGQTRKFADLIADRSLPSMIVVTNMDRERANFLQTVDQIKEQLPLSPVIVHLPIGAEDQFRGVVDLVTGKAFLFDGDGKGTLKEATIPDDMADEVAMYRESLMESIAETDEELIEKFLEEGALSEDELLAGLRKAVAAGEVAPVSVVSSTANKGTAAVLDLINDFLPAPSAGKARSGHKPNSEEAVECPPVADAPFAGLVFKTMADPYAGRLTIFRVFSGTLAGESFFNASKKTSERFGHLFLIEGKEQRPVDSAGPGMIVAVAKLKETTTGDTLCAADRQVILPTPEPLAPVITYAVSAKKGEEEKLFSSISKMLDEDLSLKMSRQQQTGETLVSGMSQVHLEVVGSRIKKKFGVEMELSLPKIPYMETIRGSAKAQGRHKKQSGGRGQFGDCWIEISPIPGGKFEFVDSIVGGVIPQQYRPAVEKGIVEAMEKGVMAGYPVTDVKVVLYDGSYHTVDSSEMAFKIAGSLAFKKAAPEAGLVLLEPIMTIVITVHKDSVGDIMGDLNSRRGKVMGMDSSPKGEIITAQVPMAEIQTYANELTSMTGGLGSFSIEFSHYEEVPTQIADKIVAARNAEQS
- a CDS encoding cyclic nucleotide-binding domain-containing protein; amino-acid sequence: MRQQRALEKARQVVLEAEQEKKRGQIGQEVQRLLAGDLGVLENSDFRAGFGAFLLHCYKGGDQHIVRESLTVVGSLVCDPDERRREHAVEALCRGAGAFDASNDLELQLLTFEPLSSWLACEQTFISGFGLACSHVHRHAQKFLATPRWWSAVEQLLVTLHHIQEGVIQRNSTIRGMVTKLLESLATKPVLEDLVDCYLQDKSPRKLTSEAILVNLGRRSVIYLLNRLMHSQNKEERLQLIKLIPGSGSVAVPVLAECLEKKPPWYVIRNIVFIISELNNGSLFTIVKPYLSYNDLRVQQQVLSCMVKISGNRLKSHLIEALPLVHDELKMQIIMQLSQMGGEDVARALLDLLKARDQFDRETYIEMLVKLCISFKFCAAREVIPALKELIEERQLHAGPADPVIVAASDTLLVLEPRFRHEDQAKGGMLAGREDEYLFPAGEKSGSIRTIERSIKELVAQGDLERAGQKLFANAVTAARDKDFASAELLREKLLEINPLALSEVIRLGEIIEEEKSSSLSNHHIAVWSELYEQMTTEEFNALYFAMKQEIYRADELVVRAGETDPSLYFVNSGLVRMSCVCGGRETFLKRFRPGEVIGAKQFFSASVWTVTLAAQIETQVHVLTYEQYVTLRAVFPDMAGKLFSYCSRYDTVPDLLKMAGADRREFPRYGVSIFLENLLLDPYGNAGKRKFRGELLDISCGGLCFSIHISSPENARLLLGRQIVSELAFADGDLLKCFGAIVGIQRREDKPQHFTIHVRFYRHMDPPDVSRVVNLNM